The genomic segment AGCCTACCTATCACAATATTCTTCAAATCCTGGCTAGTTTCCATAATCGTTTCCTTAATAATAATCCTAATATTAATCAACCAAACAAAGCCCCCTAGCCTTATAAGCTACAAGCTAACCACTAAGTCAATCGAGATCAATAAGACCAACCATCCTTTGCAAAACTTTACTAGTATTGCCATCACTGGTTCTAAAATAATTGTCTTAAAGCATCAAAAGCGTTTTAAGGCTCCTTTGGAGATTCATCTACCCAACAATCTTGAGCAACAATACAAAGTAATTACTATAATCACATCAGTTCTACCCGTAGAATGAGATGAGAGCCAGTAGCTCAATACATGCACTCCTGCCCAACACATTGCGTATTACAAACAAAACTCAACTCTCCCTGAGCTGTATCAGGTGGTCATAAAATAATAAACCACAAAGTCAGTTGGGGTTGGCCAGAGAATACAAATTCTCATCTAATGTCATCATAAGCGATGGTTTTTGTAGTCCAATCACTCTCTATCACAGCTTCGCGACCATTGGAAGTAACCTTAATATCAATATACTTTACAGTTCCACGGCTGGGGGTCTTTATCATTATTATTTAATAAACAAAAATGACCCCATGGGGTCATTTTCCATTGTGGGTTCTATCTGGCGGAGAGGGAGGGATTCGAACCCTCGCACCAGCTTTCGCCGGTCTACCGGTTTAGCAAACCAGCCCCTTCAGCCACTTGGGTACCTCTCCAGATAGTAATTCAAACTCTATAGATATAGAGTCCTATAAGATTATAGCATCTCTTCGGTAAATTTCTAGATAGCTTGATAGATAAGTTAATGGCTAAGTAATCAACAGCAAGACAGCCTCAACCTATCCATCCCAAAAGTTGGTTTTCGGGGGCTATAGTATAAATCGCTCTAGGATCTTAGGGGCATTATCAATTGCAACTGCCTAGGATCAATTGGGGAAGCGTTTATCACGACCGGATCATTTTGACTAACAACATTGACTTGTATCTCTTCAGAATCCAAAGCCTTAATTGACGGTAGTAAGTAGCTAGCATTCAGGCTGATATTAATCTCTTCACCCTGATAATTAATCTTGATATCGGTGCTGTTGTGTCCATATTGAGTATCCGAACTGTTAATCGTTAGTTTTCCAGCCCTAAAAAGTAGGGTAATAATATGGGAATTTTCCCGAGAGAAAACATCTGCCATTTTGACGGCATCAATCAGTTCTTGGCGATTGAGACTAACTTGATTACTTAACTCCTTAGGAATAATCATCTGATAATCGGGAAAATTTCCTTCAATTAGTCTAGTAATAAAACTAATCTCATCAATCACAAACAAAGCCTGTTTGCCATCACAAAACAACTGAACCTCTTCTGCCTCTGATTGAGAAATAATCCTCATCAATTCGACAATAGAATTGATAGGTAACAATATCCCATTATCTAATTGGCCTTCAAAATCAATCTTGTATTCAGATAGCCTATATGAGTCAGTTGAGACCAGGACGATATTATCAGCCTTTTTGTAAAGATAGACCGATGATAACGACGGATGATTTTGATCAATACTAGCTGCGAAAGAGGTTTTTTGAAAACCCTCCAATAATTCTTTTGAGTTAAATTTCAAGGGTTTGATATTTCTATCAAAACTAATTGTTACAAAATCTTCAGGGTTTGCTAAGTTCACCCTAGAATCAAACCCATCACTAACTATTTCCAAAACCCCTTGACTAGCCACTAACTGTAATTTATCAGATTTAACATTGCTAATGATATCGGTAATTAGTTTTGCCTGCACTAAGATGTCTCCTGGTATCTCCGTCTTACATCCCAACTCATAAATCATAGAGGTTTCCAGGTTACTGGCTTCGAGAAC from the Candidatus Saccharibacteria bacterium genome contains:
- the dnaN gene encoding DNA polymerase III subunit beta — encoded protein: MKISVSQKLLSKALMSVSRVTSSRLNLPVLSNILFRATDQGLVLEASNLETSMIYELGCKTEIPGDILVQAKLITDIISNVKSDKLQLVASQGVLEIVSDGFDSRVNLANPEDFVTISFDRNIKPLKFNSKELLEGFQKTSFAASIDQNHPSLSSVYLYKKADNIVLVSTDSYRLSEYKIDFEGQLDNGILLPINSIVELMRIISQSEAEEVQLFCDGKQALFVIDEISFITRLIEGNFPDYQMIIPKELSNQVSLNRQELIDAVKMADVFSRENSHIITLLFRAGKLTINSSDTQYGHNSTDIKINYQGEEINISLNASYLLPSIKALDSEEIQVNVVSQNDPVVINASPIDPRQLQLIMPLRS